The following are from one region of the Bradyrhizobium sediminis genome:
- a CDS encoding regulator has product MSTTMTASKGEFKPALWTPGDWNALFGFGTNILVNMLVLTGLLRFVLKMPDSLVFGRILPALGLMMCLSTFYYAWLAYRLAQKTGRNDVCALPSGVSVPHMFIVTFVIMLPITLKTGDPIKGWSAGLVWVFFQSFILMIGGFIAPYIRKITPRAALLGTLAGVSVTFISMRPALEMYMTPQIGLVCFAIIMASWFGGVKYPKAIPAGLVAIAAGMLIAWGSNLFGLGLGGLSVKGLGDAFASFGFSVPLPAFGQVFSGVEFLGIILVTAIPFGIYDLVEAMDNVESAEAAGDEYPTTRVLTADGVVSLIGCLMGNPFINAVYIGHPGWKAMGGRIGYSAATGIMVVVLSWFGIISVLLALVPVVAISPILLYIGMLIGAQAFQTTPVKHAPAIVLALTPHLAAWAKLQIDTMLASTLSAAQAVGGLAADKAGAVKAAAIAALPQQGVLYHGLDVMGGGSILTGLVLGAIGVFVIERDFVKASAFALAGAVLTYFGFMHGEAVGIGGGLGVTPAVALAYVLVAAVFFALAKLGTSSLPVSQPETPLAAPAE; this is encoded by the coding sequence ATGAGCACGACCATGACGGCAAGCAAGGGCGAATTCAAACCTGCATTATGGACGCCGGGCGACTGGAACGCGTTGTTCGGCTTCGGCACCAACATTCTCGTCAACATGCTGGTGCTGACGGGGCTGTTGCGCTTCGTGCTGAAGATGCCGGACTCACTCGTGTTCGGCCGCATCCTGCCGGCGCTCGGCCTGATGATGTGCCTCTCGACATTCTACTATGCGTGGCTGGCCTACCGGCTGGCGCAGAAGACCGGCCGCAACGACGTCTGCGCGCTGCCTTCGGGCGTCAGCGTGCCGCACATGTTCATCGTCACCTTCGTGATCATGCTGCCGATCACGCTGAAGACCGGCGACCCCATCAAGGGCTGGTCGGCCGGCCTGGTCTGGGTGTTCTTCCAGAGCTTCATCCTGATGATCGGCGGCTTCATCGCGCCGTATATTCGCAAGATTACACCTCGGGCGGCGCTGCTAGGCACGCTCGCCGGCGTTTCCGTGACCTTCATTTCGATGCGGCCGGCGCTGGAAATGTACATGACGCCGCAGATCGGTCTGGTCTGCTTCGCCATCATCATGGCGAGCTGGTTCGGCGGCGTGAAATATCCGAAGGCGATTCCCGCCGGCCTGGTCGCGATCGCCGCCGGCATGCTGATCGCGTGGGGTTCGAATTTGTTCGGCCTCGGCCTCGGCGGCCTCAGCGTCAAGGGCCTCGGCGATGCCTTCGCGAGCTTCGGCTTCTCGGTGCCGCTGCCGGCGTTCGGCCAGGTGTTTTCCGGCGTCGAATTCCTCGGCATCATCCTGGTCACCGCGATCCCGTTCGGCATCTACGACCTGGTCGAAGCCATGGACAATGTCGAAAGCGCGGAAGCCGCGGGCGACGAATATCCGACCACGCGGGTGTTGACCGCCGACGGCGTCGTCAGCCTGATCGGCTGCCTGATGGGCAATCCCTTCATCAACGCCGTCTATATCGGCCATCCCGGCTGGAAGGCGATGGGCGGCCGGATCGGCTATTCGGCGGCGACCGGCATCATGGTGGTGGTGCTGTCCTGGTTCGGCATCATCTCGGTGCTGCTGGCGCTGGTGCCTGTGGTCGCGATCTCGCCGATCCTGCTCTACATCGGCATGCTGATCGGCGCGCAGGCGTTCCAGACCACGCCGGTCAAGCATGCGCCCGCAATCGTGCTGGCGCTGACGCCGCATCTGGCGGCCTGGGCCAAGCTGCAGATCGACACCATGCTGGCGTCGACCCTCAGTGCCGCGCAGGCAGTAGGCGGGCTGGCGGCCGACAAGGCCGGTGCGGTCAAGGCCGCGGCGATCGCAGCACTGCCGCAGCAGGGCGTGCTCTATCACGGGCTCGACGTGATGGGCGGCGGCTCGATCCTCACCGGCCTCGTGCTCGGCGCCATCGGCGTCTTCGTCATCGAGCGCGACTTCGTCAAGGCGTCGGCGTTCGCGCTGGCCGGCGCGGTGCTGACCTATTTCGGCTTCATGCATGGCGAGGCCGTCGGTATCGGCGGCGGATTGGGGGTAACCCCCGCCGTCGCGCTGGCCTATGTCCTGGTGGCTGCGGTATTCTTCGCGCTGGCGAAACTCGGCACCTCTTCCCTTCCCGTTTCGCAACCGGAGACGCCCCTTGCCGCACCCGCAGAATGA
- a CDS encoding GntR family transcriptional regulator → MSLEDPPTSAPQRPLHEAEAVVRRVDRPSPIPDKITRAEELRLQLADEIVRGALPPGASLDETEIARRFNVSRTPVREALRQLAASGLVDARAHRGAVVARPSLERLTGMFEAMAELEALCAGLAAERMPPAERQRLEAIHEELRMLSHAGNPDRFHEVNERFHNAIYAGSQNGYIAEMTLATRVRVQPFRRAQFRNLGRLAKSHAEHDRVVVAIMRGDKAGAAAAMRAHIELVRGEYEIYAVSV, encoded by the coding sequence ATGAGCCTCGAAGATCCCCCCACCAGCGCGCCGCAGCGCCCGCTCCATGAGGCGGAGGCGGTGGTTCGCCGCGTCGACCGGCCTTCGCCGATCCCGGACAAGATCACGCGCGCCGAGGAACTGCGGCTGCAGCTCGCCGATGAAATCGTCCGCGGCGCGCTGCCGCCGGGAGCTTCGCTCGATGAGACCGAGATCGCGCGGCGTTTCAACGTTTCGCGCACCCCGGTGCGCGAGGCGCTGCGGCAGCTGGCCGCCAGCGGCCTGGTCGATGCGCGGGCGCATCGCGGCGCCGTGGTGGCGCGGCCCTCGCTCGAACGGCTGACCGGAATGTTCGAGGCGATGGCGGAGCTCGAGGCGTTGTGCGCCGGGCTTGCCGCGGAGCGGATGCCGCCGGCGGAGCGGCAGCGGCTGGAGGCGATCCACGAGGAGTTACGGATGCTGAGCCATGCCGGCAACCCCGACCGCTTTCACGAGGTCAACGAGCGCTTTCACAATGCGATCTATGCCGGTTCGCAGAACGGCTACATCGCCGAGATGACGCTGGCCACCAGGGTGCGGGTGCAGCCGTTCCGCCGCGCCCAGTTCCGCAATCTCGGGCGGCTGGCGAAATCGCATGCCGAGCACGACCGCGTCGTGGTCGCGATCATGCGCGGCGACAAGGCCGGCGCGGCAGCCGCGATGCGCGCGCATATCGAACTGGTGCGCGGGGAATACGAGATCTATGCGGTGTCGGTGTGA
- the atzF gene encoding allophanate hydrolase, producing the protein MSRFRPGRHVTETVAEIVAAHRGGAMSPAQTVARSFQRIRDHNDPAVFISLRNERQALAEAEALSNKDAAQLPLYGVPVAVKDNIDAAGLPTTAACPAFSYLPAHDATAVARLRAAGAIVIGKTNLDQFATGLVGVRSPYGIPANPVRGDLIPGGSSSGSAVAVSAGLVPLSLGTDTAGSGRVPAMLNNIVGLKPSLGLISTSGVVPACRTLDCVSIFALGVDDAMTALGAIAGPDAADPYSRNRPLAPMTAFPNQLRLGVPRNGQLIYFGDKASEQAYGEALKRWTALGATLVEFDLEPFYETARLLYEGPWVAERYLVIRDLLASSPDAIHPVTREITIAGARLSAADTFAALYRLQTLRRVAERAFANIDALVLPTAPTAYTTAQVLANPVELNSRLGTYTNFVNLLDLCGLALPAAIRPDGIPFGITLLAPAGQDAWLASIGRVFHADTGLAMGAKGLPQPPLAALAAGASSDEIAIAVVGAHLSGMALNGELKALGGRLIEAAVTAPDYKLYALPTTPPKPGMLRVAAGAGTSITLELWALSAASFGKFVAAIPPPLSIGTVRLADGRGVKGFLVEPADIGAARDISAFGGWRAFMAEKVAV; encoded by the coding sequence ATGAGTCGTTTCCGACCGGGGCGGCACGTGACTGAAACCGTCGCCGAAATCGTCGCCGCGCATCGCGGCGGCGCCATGTCGCCTGCGCAAACCGTCGCGCGCAGTTTCCAGCGGATTCGCGATCACAACGATCCCGCGGTCTTCATCAGCCTGCGCAACGAGAGACAAGCGCTGGCGGAGGCCGAGGCGCTATCGAACAAGGATGCCGCGCAGTTGCCGCTTTACGGCGTCCCGGTGGCGGTAAAGGATAATATCGACGCCGCCGGCCTGCCCACCACGGCGGCCTGCCCGGCGTTTTCCTACCTGCCGGCCCACGATGCCACGGCTGTCGCCAGACTGCGCGCGGCCGGCGCCATCGTCATCGGCAAGACCAACCTCGACCAGTTCGCCACCGGCCTGGTCGGCGTGCGCTCGCCCTACGGCATTCCAGCCAATCCGGTGCGCGGCGATCTGATTCCGGGCGGATCGAGTTCGGGCTCGGCGGTCGCCGTGTCGGCGGGACTGGTGCCGCTTTCGCTCGGCACCGACACCGCCGGAAGCGGCCGCGTGCCGGCGATGCTCAACAATATCGTCGGGCTGAAGCCGAGCCTCGGGCTGATCTCGACGTCGGGCGTGGTGCCGGCCTGCCGCACGCTGGATTGCGTGTCGATCTTCGCGCTCGGCGTCGATGACGCGATGACCGCGCTTGGCGCCATCGCCGGACCCGATGCGGCCGATCCCTATTCGCGCAACCGGCCCTTGGCGCCGATGACGGCGTTTCCGAACCAGCTCCGGCTCGGCGTGCCGCGCAACGGCCAGCTGATCTATTTCGGCGACAAGGCTTCCGAGCAGGCCTATGGCGAGGCGCTGAAACGCTGGACCGCGCTCGGCGCCACGCTGGTCGAGTTCGACCTCGAACCGTTCTACGAGACCGCGCGGCTGCTTTATGAGGGGCCGTGGGTGGCGGAACGCTATCTGGTGATCCGCGACCTGCTGGCGTCATCGCCGGACGCGATCCATCCGGTGACGCGCGAAATCACCATTGCCGGCGCGCGGCTTTCCGCCGCCGACACCTTTGCCGCGCTGTACCGCCTGCAGACGCTGCGCCGGGTCGCCGAGCGCGCCTTCGCCAATATCGACGCGCTGGTGCTGCCGACGGCGCCGACCGCCTACACGACCGCGCAGGTGCTGGCCAATCCGGTCGAGCTCAACTCCAGGCTCGGCACCTACACCAATTTCGTCAATCTGCTCGACCTCTGCGGCCTGGCGCTGCCGGCGGCGATCCGGCCCGACGGCATTCCGTTCGGCATTACGCTGCTGGCGCCCGCCGGGCAGGACGCATGGCTGGCCTCGATTGGCCGCGTCTTTCATGCCGACACTGGACTTGCGATGGGCGCCAAAGGCCTGCCGCAACCGCCGCTCGCGGCGCTGGCCGCGGGCGCGAGCAGCGATGAAATCGCCATCGCCGTGGTCGGCGCACATCTGTCGGGCATGGCGCTGAACGGCGAATTGAAGGCGCTCGGCGGACGCCTGATCGAGGCCGCGGTGACGGCGCCCGACTACAAGCTCTATGCGCTTCCCACCACGCCGCCCAAACCCGGCATGCTGCGCGTTGCGGCGGGCGCTGGAACCTCGATCACGCTGGAACTGTGGGCGCTATCGGCGGCGAGTTTCGGAAAGTTCGTCGCCGCAATCCCGCCGCCGCTGTCGATCGGCACCGTGCGCCTCGCCGACGGCCGCGGCGTGAAAGGCTTTCTCGTCGAGCCCGCCGATATCGGCGCCGCGCGCGACATTTCCGCCTTCGGCGGCTGGCGCGCGTTCATGGCGGAGAAGGTGGCGGTGTGA